The following are encoded together in the Mastacembelus armatus chromosome 6, fMasArm1.2, whole genome shotgun sequence genome:
- the fezf1 gene encoding fez family zinc finger protein 1, giving the protein MDGPLRRPAGILGSPPASGSQPAGSDMLTSGGSSSSKPLAFSIDRIMARTPEPKSIPLPTWFQSAPVGKPDVCPSSLHCMIPLVPLGYESGHRISITGLDPGHFDTSSLAAPADFLGFGLNYKNQQEDSVPSQTAGQYKLFRPRVVNQSSFPTMGTVCYLNCSGDGGACPPPAGLVNLHPMASYLLTARHKAFMAEKSKPGLQQAGERYPVSGVQAFKELSQSQFQHYMKERDQILTDKIFKGSAAAARLNGSCPGSKPKVFTCEVCGKVFNAHYNLTRHMPVHTGARPFVCKICGKGFRQASTLCRHKIIHTQEKPHKCNQCGKAFNRSSTLNTHTRIHAGYKPFVCEFCGKGFHQKGNYKNHKLTHSGEKQFKCSICSKAFHQVYNLTFHMHTHNDKKPFTCPTCGKGFCRNFDLKKHVRKLHDPASPQSPPQA; this is encoded by the exons ATGGACGGCCCTCTCCGCCGCCCAGCGGGGATCCTCGGCTCCCCCCCGGCTTCTGGGAGCCAGCCCGCGGGCTCCGACATGCTCACCTccggcggcagcagcagcagcaagccTCTCGCTTTCTCCATCGACCGGATTATGGCCAGGACGCCCGAGCCCAAGTCGATACCGCTCCCCACCTGGTTCCAGTCCGCTCCCGTGGGGAAACCCGACGTCTGTCCGTCCTCGCTGCACTGCATGATCCCTCTGGTTCCGCTCGGGTACGAGTCGGGCCACCGGATCAGCATCACCGGGCTGGATCCGGGCCACTTTGACACGTCCTCTCTCGCCGCGCCCGCAGACTTTCTGGGCTTTGGGTTGAACTATAAGAACCAGCAGGAGGACTCTGTTCCGAGCCAAACCGCCGGCCAGTACAAACTCTTCAGACCCCGGGTGGTGAACCAGTCCTCCTTCCCCACCATGGGCACGGTGTGCTACCTGAATTGCAGCGGGGACGGCGGCGCTTGTCCCCCGCCTGCGGGTTTGGTGAATTTGCATCCGATGGCCTCGTACCTGCTCACCGCCCGGCACAAAGCCTTTATGGCGGAGAAGAGTAAGCCGGGCCTGCAGCAGGCCGGGGAGCGGTACCCGGTGTCCGGGGTGCAGGCCTTCAAGGAGCTATCCCAGAGCCAGTTCCAGCACTACATGAAGGAGCGGGACCAGATCTTAACAGACAAAATCTTCAAGGGCTCCGCGGCGGCGGCGCGTCTGAACGGCTCCTGTCCGGGCAGCAAGCCCAAAGTTTTCACCTGCGAGGTCTGCGGAAAG gTGTTTAACGCGCACTACAACCTGACGCGCCACATGCCCGTGCACACCGGTGCGCGGCCGTTCGTGTGTAAAATTTGCGGCAAAGGCTTCAGACAGGCGAGCACACTGTGCCGGCACAAAATCATCCACACTCAG gaaaaaccgCACAAATGCAACCAGTGCGGGAAAGCCTTCAACCGCAGCTCCACCCTCAACACGCACACGCGCATCCACGCGGGATACAAACCTTTCGTGTGCGAGTTTTGCGGGAAAGGATTTCACCAGAAAG GAAACTACAAGAACCACAAGCTGACCCACAGCGGCGAGAAGCAGTTCAAGTGTTCAATCTGCAGCAAGGCGTTCCACCAGGTGTACAACCtcaccttccacatgcacacgcacaacGACAAGAAGCCTTTCACCTGCCCAACCTGTGGCAAGGGCTTCTGCAGGAACTTTGATCTGAAGAAACATGTCCGGAAGCTGCACGACCCGGCCAGCCCGCAGTCGCCCCCCCAGGCCTGA